A window of Tripterygium wilfordii isolate XIE 37 chromosome 7, ASM1340144v1, whole genome shotgun sequence contains these coding sequences:
- the LOC120002200 gene encoding DExH-box ATP-dependent RNA helicase DExH11 isoform X2, producing MDRVKAGNELSFRVGFSGYSGHLRVEPISTVERTDPVSLLPDFILPPAFPRETPESIREHIEEKYLMPGLDVDEFSPEKAGKQWEFDWFERAKISLEPSLPRTVIVPKWEDPFRRKMKDGIWIPDAVEMEVSELMAGAQDSGTRPRVSGPTKDFVRGSISNRPFRPGGLEDSQLLGRILADGASNGEWVQELLTGGSAQTTPPSLKQGLDLGDFKVYPSSWNIYKDQGSLNSSSEGTETALSIHFDDVFKKAWEEDVVTEFETEDSESVKSEAEVDKDNEPSNVGEPELSVLDEILSVESGGVTSRSEETQDVDGQQQKQAWAVTGGSEGIVSSFYELVPDMALHFPFELDAFQKEAIYYLEKGESVFVAAHTSAGKTVVAEYAFALASKHCTRAVYTAPIKTISNQKYRDFCGKFDVGLLTGDVSLRPEASCLIMTTEILRSMLYRGADLIRDIEWVIFDEVHYVNDAERGVVWEEVIIMLPRHVNIILLSATVPNTVEFADWIGRTKQKKIRVMGTTKRPVPLEHCLFYSGELYKICESEVFIPQGLKATKDAYKKKSSSAASGDTRPSTGSSTVQNGARAQKRENPNRAKQNKHSGSQSFGSSSGNSLGNQNYSNVRSNWGSRRYEASLWFSLINKLSKKSLLPVVIFCFSKNRCDKSADSISGTDLTSSSEKSEICVFCDKAFSRLKGSDRNLPQIVRVQSLLRRGIGVHHAGLLPIVKEVVEMLFCRGVIKVLFSTETFAMGVNAPARTVVFDTLRKFDGKEFRQLLPGEYTQMAGRAGRRGLDSIGTVVLMCHDEIPEERDLRHVIVGSATRLESQFRLTYIMIMHLLRVEELKVEDMLKRSFAEFHAQKKLPEQHQLLMLKLSQPTRTIDCIKGEPTIEEYYEMYSEAEKHSSLISEAVMQSHVARRFLTLGRVVVVKSQTAQDHLLGVVVKAPSGSIKQHIVFVLKPDLPSSTQTPLGHGNFQDKPSDGFSQGYMLVPKSKRGFDEEYCSSATSRKSSGVIKIELPYHGSAAGVLYEVKGIDTKEFLCICNAKIEIDQVRLLEDGSNAAFSRTVQQLLNLKSNGNKYPPALDPLKDLKVEDMHVVEAYYKWTSLLQKMAENKCHGCVKLEEHMNLAKEIKRHREEVNALKFEMSDEALQQMPDFQGRIDVLKEIGCIDTDLVVQIKGRVACEMNSGEELICTECLFDNQMDDLEPEEAVAIMSAFVFQQKNTSEPSLTPKLSQAKERLYNTAIRLGELQAQFNLQIDPQEYAQDNLKFGLVEVVYEWAKGTPFADICELTDVPEGLIVRTIVRLDETCREFKNAAAIIGNSALYKKMETAANAIKRDIVFAASLYITGV from the exons ATGGATCGAGTTAAGGCCGGAAACGAACTTTCTTTCCGGGTTGGTTTCTCCGGATACAGCGGTCACCTCCGTGTGGAGCCTATATCAACCGTAGAACGTACCGACCCCGTCAGCTTGCTCCCAGATTTCATCCTT CCTCCTGCTTTCCCTAGAGAAACACCTGAATCCATAAGGGAGCACATAGAGGAGAAGTATCTAATGCCAGGATTGGACGTTGATGAATTTTCTCCTGAAAAGGCTGGAAAACAGTGGGAATTTGACTGGTTTGAGAGAGCGAAAATCTCTTTGGAGCCATCATTACCGCGTACTGTTATAGTTCCGAAATGGGAGGATCCATTCAGACGGAAAATGAAGGACGGAATATGGATACCCGATGCAGTGGAG ATGGAGGTATCAGAATTGATGGCTGGGGCTCAAGATTCTGGTACACGGCCGCGTGTGTCTGGACCCACGAAGGATTTTGTTAGAGGAAGCATCAGTAATCGTCCTTTTCGTCCTGGTGGTTTGGAGGATTCCCAACTTCTAGGGAGAATTCTTGCGGACGGGGCTTCAAATGGTGAATGGGTACAAGAATTGCTGACAGGTGGCTCTGCGCAGACCACACCCCCAAGCCTTAAGCAAGGATTAGACCTTGGGGATTTTAAG GTCTATCCAAGCTCATGGAACATTTACAAAGATCAAGGTTCACTTAATAGCAGTTCAGAGGGAACTGAG ACTGCTTTGTCTATACATTTTGATGACGTGTTCAAGAAGGCATGGGAAGAGGATGTTGTCACAGAATTTGAGACAGAAG ACTCTGAGTCTGTTAAATCAGAAGCTGAAGTGGATAAGGATAATGAGCCCAGCAATGTGGGTGAGCCTGAATTGTCTGTGTTAGACGAGATTTTGTCAGTTGAGTCGGGAGGAGTAACTTCAAGGTCAGAAGAAACTCAAGATGTTGATGGACAACAACAGAAGCAG GCTTGGGCTGTTACTGGAGGTAGTGAAGGAATTGTGAGCAGCTTTTATGAACTTGTTCCTGATATGGcacttcattttccttttgaatTGGATGCCTTCCAAAAAGAG GCCATTTATTATCTGGAAAAGGGTGAATCTGTTTTTGTGGCAGCTCATACATCAGCTGGAAAGACTGTGGTTGCGGAATATGCTTTTGCCTTGGCATCTAAA CACTGCACTAGGGCTGTGTATACTGCACCCATTAAAACCATCAGCAACCAGAAATATAGGGATTTTTGTGGGAAGTTTGATGTTGGCCTTCTCACTGGTGATGTTAGCTTGAGGCCGGAGGCTTCTTGTCTGATCATGACCACCGAAATATTAAGGTCAATGCTTTACCGGGGAGCTGATCTTATTCGTGATATTGAATGG GTTATATTCGATGAAGTGCATTATGTCAACGATGCTGAAAGAGGGGTTGTTTGGGAGGAAGTTATAATCATGCTTCCGAGGCATGTCAATATTATCCTCCTGTCAGCCACG GTACCAAACACAGTTGAATTTGCTGACTGGATTGGCCGgacaaagcaaaagaaaattcGGGTTATGGG AACAACTAAAAGGCCTGTCCCATTAGAGCACTGCTTGTTTTATAGTGGAGAACTGTACAAAATTTGTGAAAGTGAAGTATTTATACCCCAGGGACTGAAAGCTACTAAAGATGCATATAAGAAGAAGAGTTCAAGTGCAGCTAGTGGAGATACCAGGCCATCTACTGGGTCTTCAACAGTTCAGAATGGTGCTAgagctcaaaaacgtgaaaatcctaATCGTGCCAAGCAGAATAAGCATTCTGGTTCCCAAAGCTTTGGTAGCTCCTCTGGGAATAGTTTGGGGAATCAAAATTACAGTAATGTTAGAAGTAATTGGGGGTCCAGGAGATATGAAGCTTCTTTGTGGTTCTCACTTATTAACAAGCTCTCAAAGAAGTCGCTATTACCT GTGGTTATATTTTGTTTCTCAAAGAACCGCTGTGATAAATCAGCAGATAGCATATCTGGGACTGACCTCACTAGTAGTTCTGAGAAAAGTGAGATTTGTGTTTTTTGTGACAAAGCATTTTCACGGCTAAAGGGATCTGACCGAAATTTACCACAG ATTGTCAGAGTCCAAAGCCTTCTTCGTAGAGGCATTGGTGTGCATCATGCCGGGCTGCTTCCTATTGTAAAGGAAGTTGTTGAAATGCTTTTCTGCCGTGGAGTAATCAAG GTTTTATTTTCGACAGAGACATTTGCAATGGGGGTCAATGCTCCTGCTAGAACA GTTGTTTTTGACACTTTGAGGAAGTTTGATGGCAAAGAATTTAGGCAGTTACTTCCTGGAGAATACACTCAAATGGCTGGTCGTGCTGGCAGAAGAGGGCTTGATAGTATCGGAACAGTTGTTTTAATGTGCCATGATGAAATTCCTGAAGAGAGGGATTTGAGGCATGTCATAGTTGGAAGTGCAACCAGACTCGAATCTCAGTTTCGACTAACGTATATCATGATCATGCATCTCCTTCGTGTTGAAGAATTAAAG GTGGAGGACATGTTGAAAAGAAGTTTTGCAGAATTTCATGCTCAGAAAAAACTTCCTGAACAACATCAGCTTTTGATGCTAAAGCTTTCTCAGCCAACAAGAACAATTGA TTGCATAAAAGGCGAACCGACAATTGAGGAATACTATGAGATGTACTCAGAAGCTGAGAAACACAGCAGCCTGATATCAGAGGCTGTCATGCAATCCCATGTTGCACGCCGCTTTCTTACTCTTGGCAGAGTGGTAGTCGTAAAATCACAAACG GCCCAGGACCACTTACTTGGGGTGGTTGTGAAAGCGCCCTCAGGCAGTATAAAACAACACATAGTTTTTGTACTGAAACCTGATTTACCATCATCAACCCAAACACCATTGGGTCATGGCAACTTTCAGGATAAACCAAGTGATGGTTTCTCCCAAGGTTATATGTTAGTACCTAAATCTAAACGTGGTTTTGATGAGGAGTATTGTTCTTCTGCCACTTCTCGCAAAAGTTCAGGTGTCATCAAAATAGAATTACCTTACCATGGTTCTGCTGCTGGGGTGCTTTATGAAGTCAAAGGAATTGATACCAAAGAGTTCTTGTGCATATGCAATGCTAAGATAGAGATTGATCAAGTTCGACTTCTTGAGGATGGTAGCAATGCTGCTTTCTCCAGGACAGTTCAGCAGTTGTTAAATTTAAAATCTAATGGGAATAAATACCCTCCAGCCCTAGATCCTCTGAAAG ATCTGAAGGTGGAGGACATGCATGTTGTGGAAGCATACTACAAGTGGACTAGCCTATTGCAAAAGATGGCTGAGAATAAGTGTCATGGATGTGTAAAATTGGAGGAGCACATGAACTTAGCAAAAGAGATAAAAAGGCACCGAGAGGAAGTCAATGCTCTGAAATTTGAAATGTCTGATGAAGCACTTCAACAGATGCCTGACTTTCAGGGCCGG ATAGATGTTCTGAAGGAAATTGGTTGTATAGACACTGACCTTGTAGTTCAGATAAAAGGTCGTGTAGCTTGTGAGATGAATTCGGGGGAGGAGCTAATATGCACCGAGTGTTTATTTGATAATCAAATGGATGACCTCGAACCTGAAGAAGCTGTGGCAATAATGTCTGCATTTGTGTTTCAGCAGAAGAATACTTCTGAACCTTCTCTTACTCCCAAGCTGTCCCAAGCTAAAGAGAG GCTGTACAACACAGCAATAAGACTTGGAGAATTGCAGGCACAGTTCAATTTACAGATAGATCCTCAGGAGTATGCCCAAGACAATCTCAAGTTTGGTCTCGTTGAAGTGGTTTATGAGTGGGCCAAG GGCACTCCATTTGCAGACATCTGTGAGCTTACGGATGTTCCTGAAGGCCTGATAGTTAGGACGATTGTCCGACTGGACGAGACATGCCGTGAATTCAAAAATGCAGCAGCTATCATAGGTAACTCTGCTTTGTACAAGAAAATGGAAACTGCCGCCAATGCAATAAAACGTGACATTGTGTTCGCGGCTAGTTTGTACATCACAGGAGTGTAA